The following is a genomic window from Carassius carassius chromosome 24, fCarCar2.1, whole genome shotgun sequence.
CTGCCAGGTATTGTTTATGTGTGCTATTTGTAATTGACCTCTGAATCagaatattgtaattttttctgCACGAATAACAGAgggaaaacaaataattatgacAAATAACTAAACTCTTGACAGTATATTTAAAGTGCAGATAAAACCTACcatttctatatttattcaaCCACTAAAATCCATCACTGCATATTTATTTGATAATGGTCTGCTTGCCTAAAAACTCCACGTGTGTCCTTTCATATCTCAGAACCACACCTTATTTGTTTCTCCTGTATATTTTCTTGGCAAAATTAAGAAAAACTGCATGAGGCAGATTCTTGGCATGAAGCTGGATGAGTTTTTGAAGGCGGCGATAGCTCTCCTCCTCGTGTTGATGGTATCGAATAGGCATTTCCAGACTATCATACAAAGCTTTGACCCGTTCAACACTTTCAGCATCACTACGTCCATAACATGCCTGAGAGAAAGAAGGAAAATCTGTTAACTCTACTACATTAGTAAGCTTTCTGGAGTTATTTCCCTTTAGAAACTGTCCCACGTTGTCTCACCTCTAGTTCGGCCCTCTGTTCGGGAGTCATGATGCCCAGTGCAGTCACCACCAGCCAGCTGCATTTGTTGTCCTGGATATCGGTGCCAATCTTTCCAGTAACGGCAGGGTCACCATAACAATCCAAGTAATCATCCTGTCAATGTGGAAAATGTTCTGAATGCTTTGGTATATTACAACTAAGAGAAGATCTGATAGCATTGAGGATACCAGGCTTCAAAACTGTTGCTTTATTACACTATTAATATACCTGTATCTGAAAGAACTCTCCCATCTCAAGTAAAATAGTTTTAGCATTGTTGTGTTCAGTCTCATTTTCAATCCCTGCCTGtaatcaaaaaagaaaattattacagaaataattctttagatttcataaaaaaaaatttattaataaaaaaatcattaatagaCATGTACTGTGTGCAAAACTCACCATGTACATGGCTGCAGCCACAGGGAGATAAAAGGAGTAGAATGCCGTCTTGTATTTCACAATGGCTTTGTACCTGAAGCAAATACACTGTAAATCAGTCAACGATTGGGCAAATAAGATTTTCTTTTGACAGGTTTCAGAAGCTGAGACACCATCTCACCTCTCCATGGTGAAGCGATCAAGGTCAATTTTGTGTGGAGGTGCCGTCATCAGATCTAGAGCTTGACCCAGCTCTGTCTGGAAAGAGGTCTTGAAGAAAAAAGATTCAGGTTCAAGATTAAACAATAGAAACTGTCTAACAGGCTGTACATTTTAATGAACAAGCTGTCAGTGGGCAACAATAAGTCAAAATGTGCCCACATGTGGTACTGTGCTGTATCAGAGTAATGAAGCTTTTGTGTGTAACCTCATTAAAAAGCTCGAGCAGATGCACGTAGTAGCGCTGTCCTCTGCAATTTCTGCGAAGAAGGCGGTAGATCGCTCCCTCCAGGAGAAAAGCATCATTAATGGCATCCAGACCAATGCCTTcctgacaaacagaaaaagaacaTAGATTCATGGCAAACGTaaaatttttaaagaatattatataatattatgaagTTTATTAAAAGAATGCTGTTTATGATCGTACTTAACAGTAGAAATATAATAAACAACAACTGCAACAataactattattactattagtagtagtagtagtagtagtagacttACCCAAGCTTAATATCAAGAGAACAAAATGTTATATCGCTATAAAATGGCTATATTTTCATAATGTGTAATAAGATGACTAGATAACtggtttttaaaaaaaggtttctctTCAATGGATGAAACTAAATTGACGGTagtataattgtaatatatatccAGTCAATATACACAATACGTTTACCAATACCAATACTAATCATCATGCATCATAAGCACATATCTCAAAACAGGCATAAATTAATGAATCAATTACCTTCTTATACCAACAGGGTTGACCCCTTCTTGTCAGGGATGCATCCATAATGTCATCAGCCACCAAGAAAAATGCCTGAAGctggggaaaaaacaaaacattatgcaCTGCTAAATTTTATCTCGTTTTTTTCCCTCACTGTTAAATGACTGACAGTTATTTCAGATAGCAGGTATCCAGAGTGGTGTTCATTCCTTTCCTGAAATCAGCCAGTAAGCTTTAATAATGCATGAGATGGATCAGACTTGTCATTTTTCAAGAAATTGACCTTCATTCATTTTACACCTCtgtgatttcacttttttttttataagtgcgagtttgaattttaattatcactgtttttatataataacattttataaggTAGATTTGCTTCATTGTCAGAAAAATGTAAGTGATTGTTTGGTTTATTTCCTGTCAGTCTCTATGTAAAGTCAGAGTAAATGTATAGGCTACTAAATGCAAATGGGCTTCATCCAATATAATATCTTGATCTTATGTGTGGATCATTTCATATTAGTTTCAGATTTTTGTGCAATGATAAAACTATGATCAACTGCATTTGAAGTAATTTATTCAAAAATCGTCTTGTACACCAGTTAGCGAACCGACTTGCATTGTTAGTAACCGTTGATGTAAGGTCAACTAAAAGTGTCAATTTCACACACCAGTTCAATGCACCATCCAACCAAAAGGGCTCTGTGAACTTCATCAGGGGGCAGTTCAGAAGGAGAGACCAGCTCCCGTAGTGAACCAATCACAGACAAGCCTCGGTTTCTCTTGCCTCCAGGAGCATTGTACCGAagcacctaaaaaaataaaaataatatatatatatatatatatatatatatatatatatatatatatatatatatatatatatatatatttaaatacaaaagaaaagaaaagccaaactgacaaataataaaattaattcaatAGAGCGTTGTTTCAGAATGGTTTTAGATCTGTTTTAGAGTTTTAAACAGCAAATGATTTGTGTGCCACCTTAACTATTTGTGAAGGCTGTGAGAGGTTTGCTCTACCTCTCTGAGTCTGTTCAGCGCATCAGTGAGAACTGGATCAGTGAAGTCCTGCTCTGTAAGTTCAGACACCAGCTTTTCAAACTCCAAATCAAAGAGCTGAGCATCTGACAACATCTTGCCTTTCTGCTGGACACCGTTACTGCACCTGCTTGCCTCCTTAAGTTATGATCAAGCACAGAAATATAGTGTAATGACAGAGACATAAATCAGATAAAGGCAAACATCTTTGATTAAGATTAGAGTATCACTTGTTAAATGTGGAAATAAAATAATGTCCTAAATTGAAAATACATACGGTAAGTTACATGCATAAAAATCTTCATAGCGCGTAACGTACCAGTGCTAATGCATTgggtttaatctgtattaaaagCCTAATTCAGCAAGCCTGGTATTACAGTAGTGACAGCTTTTTAAGGAACACTGCTAAACTCATTATATCCCGATTTAGGAAATAATGGGAGGAATATTACTTACCACGATCACACATTAACAATGTAAACATGATCGCACAGGCTTAAGTTTCGCTAAGCAGCCTTAACATTACTGTTAGAGATTAAACGATTCTTGGTACACTTTTATCAAGTAAGAGGTTTACTTAAACTTACCATCACGAATCTGTCCTTGCTCACACTACTATCACACACATTTCTGTGCTTTTATTTCACCTGCGGTATGAAAAGTCAAGACGGCCCATAAGATCGAAGGCGTACCTCATATTGTAGTTTTTACGATAATTTGTTTCAGTCTGAAGGCTTCATTTTAAACTTCAAGTACCGAGATGTTTTGCGCATGATCTGTTGTGTCGCGTACGCAAAAGCTCATATGACATCACGAACGTCCATTGGTTCCAGTAATCGAACGAGGATGGGCTCCAGAGAAATCAGCCAATGAGAAGAGACTTTCCACGAAGCAAAGGGTGGAGTGAATGCAAGGGAACCAATCAGATTTGGCAAACTCGTAGCACGATATAGCCTACAATAGATTGacagtaaatatttatttcttcacTGTTGGACCCCAAAGTTAATTACTTCGCATGGTTAGGCGtatatatatacatcattttGACTTACAATATAATGTAGCCTACTCATTTTGAGTACAATATAATGAACACAAGCGATTAATTAATAAAGTCCAAAAAGTTGGCTTAGAAAAATAAAACCAGTAGATACAGTATaggtaaaaaaaacatataataataaaaaataaaacggtAAACAGCAGAGTAGTagtcatagactgtataaaaacatggacgtagtgtccatgacatcacccgtagactcctgaagagagtttccctttcataggtgcTTCGATGCTGCAGTGActtcaccgtatgggaacacccctcggtgtgacgaatgtctgaagccctataccatcccgccaatcctattggccaaatagcgcttggcaccaccctacgcatgcgtacgcatcgtatacctgggtgccgcgcgctatttcgctcagatttcatttccttcaggaaagcgaatcatctgtgccctaggaatcatctcgcgttctcagcggttttctccgagcagtgttaactcctcttcgcggacgcgatgaatTTTCGGAAATGTAAGTAACCGTGTACCAGGTTTATCATGAAGGGAGACTCCCATGAAAGGTGCGTAGTGTGCTTGGGCTTTCATCACGCACAGGCAgcacttagcggcctttcttcttgCCCTCACGGTGATGGCCTGCGGCTTACAGTACTGCGATTGAGGGTAGAAGTGTTTTCTAATGTCGCCTGCGTCTAACCCCCGCCGTGTCACTTCTGCGGCTGCTGAGGCACCGCACGAGGCTGTGGCTTGGAGAGACATGTGCGACATGGATTATGAGGACAGCACTGCACTGGAAttttctccacatcgctcgctctcccctaccctagtgCAGGAAAAGAGCTTTGTCGAACCAGTCGTTTTCTCAATTGAGGATTTACAGCCCACCCCGGAGGCATATGATgctatctccttcggttgtggacgATATGATGATGACATCTTATCCaccgcggcct
Proteins encoded in this region:
- the LOC132102873 gene encoding farnesyl pyrophosphate synthase-like: MEASRCSNGVQQKGKMLSDAQLFDLEFEKLVSELTEQDFTDPVLTDALNRLREVLRYNAPGGKRNRGLSVIGSLRELVSPSELPPDEVHRALLVGWCIELLQAFFLVADDIMDASLTRRGQPCWYKKEGIGLDAINDAFLLEGAIYRLLRRNCRGQRYYVHLLELFNETSFQTELGQALDLMTAPPHKIDLDRFTMERYKAIVKYKTAFYSFYLPVAAAMYMAGIENETEHNNAKTILLEMGEFFQIQDDYLDCYGDPAVTGKIGTDIQDNKCSWLVVTALGIMTPEQRAELEACYGRSDAESVERVKALYDSLEMPIRYHQHEEESYRRLQKLIQLHAKNLPHAVFLNFAKKIYRRNK